The stretch of DNA TGAGGTTGATAAAACAGTACAAATTCACCACTTTTTTGCAAGGTACTTATCTGGCGTTGAGCCAGCAAGTTAGCACTCATCTGAGGTAACACACCAATTACCGAAGGGCTATTGCCAAGGTCTTTGTAATTAAAGAAATTATCTGACAACCCTTTAGTAAAGATCGCATTTGTACCGGCTACTTTATCCATCTGTTTGAAAAACGGTAGATAAATGGCGATGCCAACCAACACAATCACCAATTGCAGTAGCGGTGCTGCACAATCATTGCCTGTCGCCATGTAGCCACTAAAAAACGCAGGCGTCATCCAGCTAATAAATGTCGAAACGGGCGCAACCCAGCCCAATGATGTCGCCACAGGGCTAATCCCGCCATTGGAGCCAACAAAATGGAATGATTAATACTGGGTTAAAGATAATTGGCAAACCAAATAAAATCGGTTCATTGATATTGAAAACACTCAATACCAACGTTGCCATCGCCAGAGTTCGATAACCTTTGTTTTGGGTAAACAACAGCATACATAACACCAGGCTAAGCGTATTACCCGAACCACCGATGCCAGCATAGATATCATAAAAGTTACTGGTCAAGATTGGCAGTTCAGTGCCAAACGCTTGGTGCATCTCATAGCTTTTAAGCGAGAACTCATAGAGCTCACTCTTTAACGGAGCCAAAATAATATGGCCGTTAACGCCCATGCTCCAAAAAAGGTTGCGCCCCAGTTCATACAAAAGACCATCACTGAGTGAGTATTCATCTAAGCTCGGAATCAATTTCACCAATTCGGTAAAAGATAGAATCCAGTTTTTTAGTAAATAACCAGCACCGGCGTACAGTGCAACCATAAAGATACACGCACCCACTAAGTTTATGGTTTGATCCACCACATTTGGCAGTTCACTCTCCATAAACAATCTCTTGCGCTCCAACAATTGGGTAGTCTTACTGACTAAAAGAGGAATAATGATCGCAAGCGGATAGTTAGTAGGAATAAAAGTCCCCGGATGCAGCATACCCCACTCATGACCTAAAATTACGTAGATCAGAAGCGATGGCGTAATAACATTGGTACGCGATGTTTTATGCAATGTCGCCAAAAACTGGGAGTAATAGACAACCAGTAAAATCGGGAACAATTTCCAAATTAGGGTACTTGCTAGAAGGATTTTTTCTGCCAAGCCCTGCAAGCCAATCACTGCTAAGCCATTTCCAAGCAGCATACAAAATGCAGAAATCAAACTGATCGGCAAAAGCATCAAAAACATTACATAAGCCATTGATGTAACTGTTCTCTGACGTATTCTCAATAAAACGATAGAGAGTTTTAAAATTCATGTTGGGCTTTTTCTCATTATTTGCGTTATGCAAGCCATGCAAATAGAAACGCCGCTCCATTATTCCTTGTGGTACCCCGAGAGAGAGGTGGTTGGTCTATCAACGCGCCAAACTGACTGCCTATCTTCACTATAAGCATGTAGAGTGATATATAAGCAAGCAGGCGCACGGTACTCTCAATGGAAGCAAACTTCCATTGAGATAATTTATTGAAACGATTAATAGTTTTACGCAAACGCTTTCGTGAAAGATCTTCGTTTAAATATCCGAAATAAGTTCTGAATTTTCATTAAATTGCTTTGCATACAATACCATAAAGTCATTTCGTATCAGTTGTTCAATATGGTTTGCTTGCTCGGTAGGACAAAAGATCATTACGTGAACATTTTGCTCACCTGTCGGTGTGCTGTTGATGTGGATATGGGGCTCTGAGCCGGGTAAATCAACACCAGCGTGACGCTCGATGATAGAGTTGTATCGTCTCGCTACTTCGCTAAATGTTTGGCAATGTTCTTCAATTTGATGAGTAAGCTCTGGCAATAATGGATATAAGTTAACAAAGTCTCTCACTACAATCGAAAAATCGTGATACACATAGCGCTTCATAAAGTTCAGATTCTTAACTGGGTAAGTAAAGAACATGCTATTGGGCAAGGTCGCTGTTTTTCCGGTAAAATGGTATTGACCATGATATAGGTCGATCTCTTGAATCACGGTTGCCATCATATTGTGCTCGATCACTTCACCACATAACTTCCCCACCTCTATCCAGTCACCAATACGAAAAGAGCGAGAACTCGCGCGCTGAATTGAACCAGTAAAACATAAAATAATTTCTTTGCTGGCTACCACAACAGCGACGGCTATGGCGGTTAAAGATAAAGCGAACTCATTGATTTCAGACTGCCATAGAATAAACAACAGTATCACTATCGTGGAAAATGAGCCGTTTTTGGTTCGTGACATCCATTTGCGTTGATTCTCGGTCAGGAAAGCAACATCTCCACGAATCTTTGACAACACGACACGGCGAATTAAAGAGATAAAAACGATAATAAGGATAGAAAAACGGTTTTATGATTAAGAAGAAAATCGATTACGGCTTGTACTTTCTCCACGCGTTACCCTGTGTGTGGTTTAACCTTACCTGACTTAGCGATAATGCTATCTATATTGCGCTGATGTAATAAATTCACCAAAACTTTCACACCATACTATCACCGTATTGTACTCTGCAACATTAACCGCTTCTGGCAAATTGAAACTAAACCGATCGAAAGTATTAATATCCCCAATCTGAATCATCGTGTCCTTGTATTGGCTAAAGTTAGCCTCTGTCTCGACAAATACCGGAGAAAGGTAAAGTTTATAGTCAGGTCCAGGAGCAATTTCACCTGAGAAGACGATTTGTTTATCGCTGATAGACACTGTCCCTTCTCCCCAGTGAAGAAAATCACTATCGATACGCTCTTTATCAAAAGTCGCGCTATACAAAGCATGCTCAGAAATCGCTTTGATGTCTTCCATTGGAGGTGACTCAGGTTGAGTCAAAATAGGCAGGGTGTAAATACCAAGCGCAAAGCCTGCTACCGCAAAAACAAGATGGGAAACAACCAGTAAAAGGATTCTCATTTAATGCTCCTAGGATTGAGTCTACCTCTCAATCCTAGTGCATAGACCCGAGTAACATCAAGCATCTACCCCGGTTTGAGTGAGCTTATCGTGACTCAGGCAACATGATCTTATCGATACGCTTTTACTGTATTTTCTGCCAGTTTTACAATCACATTCACCGCTTGTTGCATACCTTGTACGGTAATGAACTCATGAATACCGTGGAAGTTATAGCCACCAGTAAAAATGTTCGGACACGGCAGCCCCATAAACGACAATCTCGCCCCGTCTGTGCCTCCACGAATCGGCTTGATCATTGGCTCGACATCACAATCCATCATTGCCTGTTTCGCTAACTCGATCACATGAGGATGAGGCTCAACCATCTCACGCATATTCTGATAGCTATCAGTAATGACGAGCTCAACTCGACCACGGGTTAACTCCGCGTTAAGCTGGTCAGTAATGCTTTGCATAAACGCTTTTCTTTGCGCCAATCCTTCGCTATCAAAGTCACGAATAATGTAACCAAGCTCACTTTTCGCCACAGACATAGACGCTGATTTCAAGTGATAGAAGCCTTCATAGCCCTCAGTGCACTCCGGCGTCTCTTCTGCTGGCATCATAGTTTGAAAGCGAGCTGCGATAGACATCGAGTTCACCATTTTATCTTTAGCAGTACCTGGATGGACGTTTGTGCCATAGACTATGACGTCTGCACTTGATGCGTTAAAGTTTTCGTACTCCAATTCGCCAACCGGACCACCATCAATCGTATAAGCCCATTTAGCGCCAAATTTCTCTACATCAAATAAATCGGCACCGCGCCCTATTTCTTCATCTGGGGTAAACCCAATACAGATATCACCATGCGGCAACGACGGGTTAGCGATCAGCATTTCGATAGCAGTAATGATTTCAGCAATACCTGCTTTATTATCTGCGCCTAAGAGTGTCGTTCCGTCCGTTACAATCAAATCGTGACCGCGTAACAAATTCAAATCCGGATATTGATCAGGAGAAAGCTGTTCACCACTCGTTCCCAGCGTAATCACGCCACCTTGATAGTTTTCAACCACACGCGGGGTGACGTTTTCCCCAGAAGCATCTGGAGCCGTATCCATATGTGCAATAAAACCAATTGGTGGAACATGAGTTTCCACGTTACTCGGCAAGCGGGCCATTAGGTAACCATGTTCATCTAATGACACATCACTCAAACCTAGCTGCTCAAGCTCTTTTTTTAGATACAGGGCAAATGTCATTTGCCCTTCACTACTCGGGCATTGCTGATTACTTGGATTTGATTGTGTATCGAAAGCGACATAACGCAAAAAGCGGGAAACTAGATTATCCATAACTATAACTTCTCTAAAAACTGCGCACTGTTGCGCCAAGACAGTTAATACTAGGGCGATAATGGCGAATTACTTTGATTTAGGTAAGTAAATTACCCAGTTTCAGTTTATTTTTGTCTGCGTGTTTTCTTGAGATGAAAAAAAACGCCGTACAAGACGACGTTTCAAAAAACGTAAGCGATTTACAGTAGGAAGAAGATCCC from Vibrio taketomensis encodes:
- the pepT gene encoding peptidase T yields the protein MDNLVSRFLRYVAFDTQSNPSNQQCPSSEGQMTFALYLKKELEQLGLSDVSLDEHGYLMARLPSNVETHVPPIGFIAHMDTAPDASGENVTPRVVENYQGGVITLGTSGEQLSPDQYPDLNLLRGHDLIVTDGTTLLGADNKAGIAEIITAIEMLIANPSLPHGDICIGFTPDEEIGRGADLFDVEKFGAKWAYTIDGGPVGELEYENFNASSADVIVYGTNVHPGTAKDKMVNSMSIAARFQTMMPAEETPECTEGYEGFYHLKSASMSVAKSELGYIIRDFDSEGLAQRKAFMQSITDQLNAELTRGRVELVITDSYQNMREMVEPHPHVIELAKQAMMDCDVEPMIKPIRGGTDGARLSFMGLPCPNIFTGGYNFHGIHEFITVQGMQQAVNVIVKLAENTVKAYR
- a CDS encoding DM13 domain-containing protein, whose protein sequence is MRILLLVVSHLVFAVAGFALGIYTLPILTQPESPPMEDIKAISEHALYSATFDKERIDSDFLHWGEGTVSISDKQIVFSGEIAPGPDYKLYLSPVFVETEANFSQYKDTMIQIGDINTFDRFSFNLPEAVNVAEYNTVIVWCESFGEFITSAQYR